The sequence TAAAAAGGATGCAGCTATGATCAATAGATAACGGACTAACACAACCATCCCAATTGTGACCGGACTCAGCATCGTCAGCATCCCTGATAAGGCGGTGACAATGACCACCGGGGCACTGACCAGCTTTGCTTCAACAGCGGCCTGTCCTAAGACTAGCGTACCCACAATGTTAACCGCCTGACCGATAGGGGATGGCATGCGAATCCCCGCCTCGCGAATCACATCAAAGACTAGGAGCATCCCACTCAGTGTAATCACCGTTGGAAAAGGAACGCCCTGTCGCGATGCTGACACACTAATTAATAGGCGAGTCGGCAGTAATTCCTGGTGAAAGCAGGCAAGTGATAAATAGATGGCAGGTAATCCCATTGCTAAAAAAACACCAACGAGACGAAGTAATCGATAAAAGGTTGAATAAATATATTTACTATAATAATCCTCATTAGCTTGTAGCCCTTCAATTAAGACATAGGGAACGGTCAGCACAAATGGACTTCCGTCGACAATGATGGCCACCCTTCCCTCCAACAGCTTTGCAGCAACCACATCAGGCCTCTCACTATAGCCGACGGTCTCAAATAAGGAAAAGGGCGCATCGCTAATCATTTCCTGTATATACCCGGAGTCAAGAATCCCATCAAGCGTAATGTCATCTAAACGCTTGTCCAGCTCCTGCAGGATTTCCTCGAGGGCCAAGCCTTCGATATAACAAACACAAACCTTTGTGTGGGTTCTTTCGCCAATTTCTTTAAATTTCATCTTTAAATCCTGATTATTGATGATTTTCCTAATTAAACTAAGATTGGTCATGATAGCTTCTGTGAAGCCTTCTCGAGGACCACGCACAAGTCTCGAAGACTCCGGCTCTGTGATCGCTCTAGACAGAGATACCTTTGAATTGACTACTAGGCAATGGTCATAGCCATTCACCAATACTACTGTATGACCACGTATTAAGGAGTTGATAATACTGCTGATCTTGTTTTCTTTTACAACCTCATTCGAAACAATGACATTATTATGCAGCTCCTCTAATAGTGGAAGGGAAGAATGTCCACCTGCAAACGGATGGTTCATAATAGGCTGAATGATATTTTCATTCACTAACTCAGTATTTACCATCCCGTCAAAATAAAGCGCACAAAACCTAGTTTCCGATAACACTCGATTACGCAGCTTCCTCAATTTTAATGTTTCATCGCCCTTGAAAATCTCCTTCAACGTCTCCACATTGGCTTCCAGTGATCTCGCTAAAGTACCGAAGTCTTTATCCTCTGTTTCTTTATTACTAGGACGATCTTTTTCAGAGCCCTTGTTAAAAATCATCAAGCATCACTCACTCGTAGTTGGTAAAATTAGTATGACCAATTTTAGAATAAAAATGAGTAGGGGGTGACAGGCACCACCCGAAAAATCTTGTTTCACAGAATGTTTCACGGACTTGGAGAGAGTACTTAATAGATTAAGGAGAGCCAATGCGCTCTCCTTCGACAAATTTCGGGCGGTGCCTGTCACCTATTCTTACCTATTCTTTAATCTTGATCTTCCGGTTCTTAAACGAGCCAGAATGTTCTATGGTAATCGAAGCATTCATGTCTTTAATGCTATTGTCCCGTATAAAGGTGTCCTGATTCTGCTTCTTCAATCTTTCCCAGTCAGAATTCCGCTTTCGGTATAGCTGATGCTCGAGGTTCAGAAAATCGATATTATGCTTTAGTCCTAATCTGTATAGGTCTCTGATTTCCGCTAGGATGGTTTCTTGGGTGTAGTCTTCCATTGTCTCAATGTTGACCACATTATTTTCCATCCGATTACTGATTATACCGGTCGCCTGATAGGTTAAATTAAACTGAAAGTGATCGCCGCTTTTAACCGGCTGAATATGAAACCGCTGCTTTTTAAGGACAGCCAGGAATTCTGGTTTATTCCTTTTTGGCACGAGCAAGGCAGTACGTTCCGTTCCGGGCGTAATCCAACGTATTCCTTTAATCTGCTCCCAAGAGAAGAAGCCCTTAAACTTTTCCTCCTTAAGAAAAAAGGCGCCATCTATTTCTAATTTTGGCTCTTTCTTCTTGTTGACCTTCCACTGCTTCTTATTAATAGAAAGGGAAGGCAAAGCCGTGGTTCGACCCGGCTCGAAGACTTCTCTGCCAAACTGGTTTAATTTCAGTGGCATAATCGTCGAGCTTTGTTCATAGGAGCTATCAGGATTATGCAAAATCGTATATAGAGAGCTTTGCTGAAAAAATCCAGTGTTAGTCAAGATGTCTTCGATGGAATCCTTTGTACCAAACACCCATGGAGTCGGACGAAACTCATAATATCGGGTGATTCCATCGAAAATATTTTCTAAGCCCTGCTCTAAGGCGGATTGAGAAATAAGAATTGCTGTCACATGTGCCCATATTATCCGTTCCTGTGCCGTATGATACGCTTTAAAAAAACCATCGATAAAGGTTTTTCCCGTTGTTTTCGAAACGTATACCTTAGGAGAACTTTTATCACCACCCTCACTTTTCGCAATCGACTCTAAACCAATCATTTGAATATAAATCACGTATTCTCCATTCTCATAGTCCACCCCGATGGCGGTTGCATAGTTTTGTTGTTCAATTTCACCGATATCATTACTACATGAGGTAACCACCAGTAAACATAAGCAAACCGTGATAGTCAAAGATTTGAATGTGTGTCCGATCATATCATTTTCTCCGTCTCTGTAAAAAAGAAGTTTTCCCTGTTTTTCGGTTAATCGAATTCACAACAAACGCATCTGCTATTTTCTTCATATTCAAGGAGATAAAAGGCTCAAGATATGGCAGTTTAAAGGATTCCAGCTTGGATAAATAAACAAGTGTACTGAAATAACCTATCAATAGCCCGTATACGCCTAGAAAGATGGAAAGAATCAAGATGTAAATCCGTAAAAGGGTAACTGTTCCAACTAGGGACTGATTGACAAGCGTGTAGCTAGAAACTGCTGTCAAGGCGATGACGACAATCATTGTCGGTGAAGCTAAGCCTGCCCGGATGGCGGCATCTCCAATAATCAACCCCCCGACAATGGACACGGTTTGTCCAACCACTGCAGGCATTCGAACGCCAGCTTCTCGTAAAAGCTCAAAAAGCCCAAGAATTAACAGGGCCTCTAGCCCAATCGGTAACGGCAGCCCTTCTCGGGAAACGATAACTGTAGCCAGAAGAGCAAAAGGAAGCTGATCCATATTAATATTGGATAAGGCGATCCAAAACCCGGGCAGAAAGATGGAAATCATTAAGCCGATAATGCGAAGCATCCGTCCAAAGATGACAAAATAATAAGGGAAATGAATATCCTCAGGGGATTTGATTAACTCGATAAGAGTAATCGGACCAACCAAAACAGACGGTGACCCATTTACAATTAGGATAAACTTTCCCCGCAGCATGGTTTCAATCGCAAAATCAGGACGAGTCACATAATCGATTAACGGAAAGAGGGAATAGGTGTGGTCAGATACCCATTGCTCCAATTGGCCGCTGCCAATCACACTTTCTGAGTCAAATTCATCCAAACGCTTTCTTATCTCTGCAATGACCTCCGGTTTGGCTTTATTTTTCAAATAGAGAAGCGAGACCTCCGTTTTACTAAGGGAACCAAGTTCAAAGGCTTCACAATAGAGCTGTTCGGATTTCATTCTTTTTCGAATCAAGGAGATATTGGTATAAATCTCTTCTGTAAAACTATCCTTTGGTCCTTTAATCGAAACCTCTGTACTAGATTCCTCCGGATTGCGCTGCGGGACCTTGGCAATATTATATACATGGAAAAAAGGCGTCCCTTCCCGAAAGAGGATGAGAAATCCTGAAAAGACATGTTGCAGCATCTCTTTCATCGTGTGCACATGCTTTACAGGTGGAAGCTCCTCGGATTGATATCGAGTATGATCATCTGTACTGATGCTCAGCAGAATGGGATTAAAATATTCATTTAACTGAGTGGTATCCAGCATGCCTTTACAATAGTAGACTTGAATGTTTAAATCACTCTCAATCGACATAAATTGAATATCACTATAATTTTTGAAAAAATCATTGATTTCCTCATTAGAAAGCTCCCCTTTTTTTAACAGAAAATCCAGTTCTTCTAGTTGGTTCATTGGTCTTGTATGCCTCGCTTCATTGGTAAATAACTAATCAAAAACAGGGAGAACGTAAAGAACATACTGCAGATAAAAGAAATCGGGTAAAAAACCTTTCCAAAGAAAGCTCCCCTTTTTTTAACAGAAAATCCAGTTCTTCTAGTTGGTTCATTGGTCTTGTATGCCTCGCTTCATTGGTAAATAACTAATCAAAAACAGGGAGAACGTAAAGAACATACTGCAGATAAAAGAAATCGGGTAAAAAACCTTTCCAATCGCGATTTGGACCTGCACATCGCTGGTAGGCACCGTTGTAACGATGGTTAATATGAGAGAAAAAACCACAAGTAGAGTGAATTTTGTACGCTTAGATTGTGTCTTAATGGAATCTAATAGAAGGAATAATCCTAATGAGACGCGGATAAACACTCCGCTTAGCAATTGATAAACGGCTAAAAAGTCAACATGTGAAACATATTCCCCCAGTGTGACAAGCCTCCACTGCTCAAAGGCAGGAAAGCGCATATCTGCTGCAATGCTTGGTCCAAATGAAGAAAGGACTCCGAGCGTTGGACCGAGGATTAACCAAACTAGAATCGTGATAAGGGTAAAAAGATTTTTATAGCTAAAGGTATTCTGCATATGATGCTGGATGAGTAAAAGGATTAGTAAATCAGCGCTGCCGCCAAGGATGATGATGACCCCTTTAAGAACCGGTTCATAGCCATTTGTTAGAACGGGGAAAATATAGGAATAATCCTTTTCTTCCATTGTAAAAAAGGCAACAAAAAAGCCTAATATCCATACAATTGGCAATATAATGGTAGAAGTGTAAATAATCGATTTCATCCCGCTATAGGCCGCCCACGCACAGATGATGAGAAAGGGCAGCATGACAACAAAGGACGGGGTTTCTGGGAGAAAATAAATATTCACCGATTGAATTAAATCATAAAAAGAAACGGCGCTAATGGTCAGGACATAAATGATGAAAAAGGCCATGATGAACCGTGAAACCATCCCGCCAGCACGTGCCTTGACCCAATCCTCCAATCGGAGTCTTTCTTGGTTCCGTTTCATAATCAGATAAATAAGGAAGCCCCAAAAAAGTAAGAACAAGTAAGCAACCAATGCACTTATCCATGCATCACGCTGTCCCGTTGTTAACAGGTGGGGCATGATTAATACATGATTCGAAATACCGATAAACAAAAGCAGCACAAAAAACATCTGCAGCCGCGAAAATTTCATCCCAACCAACACCACCATTGTTCACTCAATACAAAGTATTTTTTGGATAATCCTGCAGAATTATACAGGGTGACTATACAGAGTGACAGGCACCACCCGAAAAATCTTGTTTCACAGGATGTTTCACAGCTCGTTGCATCAAATTAAATGTGACGGAAATTTCCAGAAAGAGAATGAGTTTGTTACGGGAATTTCTCCTTTTTTTACAAAATGATTGTCCGCCCTTGTTAGCGGTCTTAGGGAGATGTATAGACGGGTAGCCTAGGATTTTTTTATAATAGAGAAATAGTCAAAATGAGTAGATAAAGAGAAATATAAATGTGGGGATTGTGTGATGAATATAAAAATGCTTGTGTTAGATGTCGATGGAACGCTTACGGACGGTAAAATCTATATGGGTTCACATGGGGAAATGATGAAGGCTTTTAATGTGAAAGATGGATTTGGCATTGTTAAGCTTCAAGCTCAAGGGATTGTTCCTGTTATTATGACAGGGCGTGTATCCGAGATAGTAGAGCAAAGGGCCAAGGAGCTAGGAATAACCGAGATCCATCAAGGGATAAAAGACAAGGTGAAGGTATTAAGACAAATCGCTGATCGGTATCAATATCAGCTTGAGGAAGTAGCCTATATCGGTGATGATGAGAATGATATTGAATCTATGAAGCTATGTGGAGTAGTAGGCTGCCCAGCAGATGCAGTAGATTCTGTAATAGAGATTGCGGATTATGTATGCAAACGAAAAGGTGGAAAGGGTGCCGTTAGGGAATTCATTGAATATCTGCTTGAGTGACAGGCACCGCCCGAAAAATCTTGTTTCACAGAATGTTTCACAGGGTCTGTCTTTCCTTTCCTTTTCTTCAACCAATCTAACAGCTATGCCCTCCCTCAACACAATGGAACCTTTCTTATGCTATAATTCACCAGACAACGATAGAATTTTTTTACATAGAAAGAGGAATTAGATGATGAACAAGAAAGTGTTATTTATCAGCAGCTCCATTGGTCTTGGGCATGCGGCGAGGGATTTGGCGATTGCGAAGGAAATGAAGAAGCGGAACCCTGATATTGAAATTTCCTGGCTGGCGGGTGACCCTGCCCGAAGAGTGATTGAGGAAGCGGGCGAGTATTTGCTGCCAGAATGCCAGCTGCTCGGAGAGGATAGCTTATTGGCTGAGCAGGTGTCGAATGGCTACGGATTAAATGTTAATACCTATTTATTTCGGGTGCTATTGGAATGGCGAAAAAGTATTGCGGTCATCAATAAGATTACAAAGGAAAATCAATTCGACCTAATCATTGCGGATGAGGCATATGAATTAATTTTAGCCTTTTTACTGTTTCCAGGTATCAAGCGGAAGGCTCCTTTTGTGATGATTTATGACTTTTTTGGCTTTGATGCGACCACTAAAAATCCCATTGAAAAATTGGGTACCTACCTTTGGAATTTCGCTTGGATTACAGGCAATCGTATTCCCTGGGTGGAGGATCTGTCACTGTTTGTCGGAGAAGCAGACGATATTGCGGATAAATCCTATGGGTTATTTTTACCAAGTGCAAGAAAGCATGCGGAAAAGCATTATAACTTCCTGGGGAACATTCTTGCCTTTGACCCACAGAATTATCGCGATTCGGTAGAGCTGAAAAGCCAGCTTGGTTATGGAAAAGGGCCTTTGATTATATGTGCGGTTGGCGGAACGGCGATTGGGGTCGACCTATTAAATCTATGTTCACGTACCTACGGCTTGTTAAAAGCTAAAGTGCCTGACCTACAGATGGTGCTCGTCTGCGGGCCGCGAATCGATCCGGATTCTGTTACGGTGACGGAAGGAATCGAGATCAATGGCTATGTACCTGAATTATATAAGCATTTAGCCGCAAGTGACCTGGCGATTGTCCAGGGTGGTGGGACGACCACGATAGAGCTCGCTTCCATGAGAAAGAACTTCCTTTATTTCCCTTTAGAAGAGCACTTTGAGCAAAAACTGGTGTCTGATAAACTGACAAGGCTTGGAGCCGGGGTTAAAATGAACTTTTCCGAAACGGATGAAGGGACACTGGCAAAAGCTGTGCTGGACCACTTAGGTAAGAAGGTTGAGCATCAAGAGGTTAAGATAAACGGAGCGGTAAAGGCAGCAGAGTTTATCCAGCCGTTGTTGGGGTAGGTGACAGGCACCGCCCGAAAAATCTTGTTTCACAGAATGTTTCACGCGTGAGGCAGTGTCTCGTTCTTAATTTAGCTAGTCAATTAAAAAAAGCCTAATTTCTCGGTGATTTCACACAGAAAATAGGCATTATAAAGAATGGAGTGCGGCTGTTAACTGTACCTATGGCTCATTACGGGGAATATTGTTAAAATATTAGGTGAACTTGATGTAATAATATGTTGAGCCTAGGAGGATTTCAATGTTTGACAAATTTAGAAAGAAGAAACAA comes from Bacillus tuaregi and encodes:
- a CDS encoding spore germination protein, producing the protein MIFNKGSEKDRPSNKETEDKDFGTLARSLEANVETLKEIFKGDETLKLRKLRNRVLSETRFCALYFDGMVNTELVNENIIQPIMNHPFAGGHSSLPLLEELHNNVIVSNEVVKENKISSIINSLIRGHTVVLVNGYDHCLVVNSKVSLSRAITEPESSRLVRGPREGFTEAIMTNLSLIRKIINNQDLKMKFKEIGERTHTKVCVCYIEGLALEEILQELDKRLDDITLDGILDSGYIQEMISDAPFSLFETVGYSERPDVVAAKLLEGRVAIIVDGSPFVLTVPYVLIEGLQANEDYYSKYIYSTFYRLLRLVGVFLAMGLPAIYLSLACFHQELLPTRLLISVSASRQGVPFPTVITLSGMLLVFDVIREAGIRMPSPIGQAVNIVGTLVLGQAAVEAKLVSAPVVIVTALSGMLTMLSPVTIGMVVLVRYLLIIAASFLGIYGYIFGMILVVLHMLNLRSFGIPYVLGLTSVKNHNGQDIWVRAPWWSMTLRPKLIGAKNLVRQSRKNR
- a CDS encoding Ger(x)C family spore germination protein yields the protein MIGHTFKSLTITVCLCLLVVTSCSNDIGEIEQQNYATAIGVDYENGEYVIYIQMIGLESIAKSEGGDKSSPKVYVSKTTGKTFIDGFFKAYHTAQERIIWAHVTAILISQSALEQGLENIFDGITRYYEFRPTPWVFGTKDSIEDILTNTGFFQQSSLYTILHNPDSSYEQSSTIMPLKLNQFGREVFEPGRTTALPSLSINKKQWKVNKKKEPKLEIDGAFFLKEEKFKGFFSWEQIKGIRWITPGTERTALLVPKRNKPEFLAVLKKQRFHIQPVKSGDHFQFNLTYQATGIISNRMENNVVNIETMEDYTQETILAEIRDLYRLGLKHNIDFLNLEHQLYRKRNSDWERLKKQNQDTFIRDNSIKDMNASITIEHSGSFKNRKIKIKE
- a CDS encoding spore germination protein, coding for MNQLEELDFLLKKGELSNEEINDFFKNYSDIQFMSIESDLNIQVYYCKGMLDTTQLNEYFNPILLSISTDDHTRYQSEELPPVKHVHTMKEMLQHVFSGFLILFREGTPFFHVYNIAKVPQRNPEESSTEVSIKGPKDSFTEEIYTNISLIRKRMKSEQLYCEAFELGSLSKTEVSLLYLKNKAKPEVIAEIRKRLDEFDSESVIGSGQLEQWVSDHTYSLFPLIDYVTRPDFAIETMLRGKFILIVNGSPSVLVGPITLIELIKSPEDIHFPYYFVIFGRMLRIIGLMISIFLPGFWIALSNINMDQLPFALLATVIVSREGLPLPIGLEALLILGLFELLREAGVRMPAVVGQTVSIVGGLIIGDAAIRAGLASPTMIVVIALTAVSSYTLVNQSLVGTVTLLRIYILILSIFLGVYGLLIGYFSTLVYLSKLESFKLPYLEPFISLNMKKIADAFVVNSINRKTGKTSFLQRRRK
- a CDS encoding GerAB/ArcD/ProY family transporter; translation: MKFSRLQMFFVLLLFIGISNHVLIMPHLLTTGQRDAWISALVAYLFLLFWGFLIYLIMKRNQERLRLEDWVKARAGGMVSRFIMAFFIIYVLTISAVSFYDLIQSVNIYFLPETPSFVVMLPFLIICAWAAYSGMKSIIYTSTIILPIVWILGFFVAFFTMEEKDYSYIFPVLTNGYEPVLKGVIIILGGSADLLILLLIQHHMQNTFSYKNLFTLITILVWLILGPTLGVLSSFGPSIAADMRFPAFEQWRLVTLGEYVSHVDFLAVYQLLSGVFIRVSLGLFLLLDSIKTQSKRTKFTLLVVFSLILTIVTTVPTSDVQVQIAIGKVFYPISFICSMFFTFSLFLISYLPMKRGIQDQ
- a CDS encoding KdsC family phosphatase — its product is MNIKMLVLDVDGTLTDGKIYMGSHGEMMKAFNVKDGFGIVKLQAQGIVPVIMTGRVSEIVEQRAKELGITEIHQGIKDKVKVLRQIADRYQYQLEEVAYIGDDENDIESMKLCGVVGCPADAVDSVIEIADYVCKRKGGKGAVREFIEYLLE
- a CDS encoding glycosyltransferase, with the translated sequence MMNKKVLFISSSIGLGHAARDLAIAKEMKKRNPDIEISWLAGDPARRVIEEAGEYLLPECQLLGEDSLLAEQVSNGYGLNVNTYLFRVLLEWRKSIAVINKITKENQFDLIIADEAYELILAFLLFPGIKRKAPFVMIYDFFGFDATTKNPIEKLGTYLWNFAWITGNRIPWVEDLSLFVGEADDIADKSYGLFLPSARKHAEKHYNFLGNILAFDPQNYRDSVELKSQLGYGKGPLIICAVGGTAIGVDLLNLCSRTYGLLKAKVPDLQMVLVCGPRIDPDSVTVTEGIEINGYVPELYKHLAASDLAIVQGGGTTTIELASMRKNFLYFPLEEHFEQKLVSDKLTRLGAGVKMNFSETDEGTLAKAVLDHLGKKVEHQEVKINGAVKAAEFIQPLLG